A genomic window from Ideonella sp. WA131b includes:
- a CDS encoding efflux RND transporter permease subunit, with amino-acid sequence MNPKDAPLGISGRLAAAFQQHALTPLLALVALLLGLFAVLVTPREEEPQIDVTMANVLIAFPGASAADVQTLVARPAEQVLAQMAGIEHTYSVSRPGLAVLTVQFKVGVPRNDALVRLYEVINANQDWLPPNLGVMPPIVKPKGIDDVPVLAVSLWSPGETSAFELERLARTLEVELQRVDGVREVATLGGPGRAVLVNLNPARLRERGIDVLRLAQTLAGANRALPAGTVIDARPEGRGGLLTVETGEVLRSGDDVAQLVVGVHDGRPVYLREVATVEDGPAQPTAQVFFTRGLDAAQTGKTSAGHPAVTLTLTKKPGANAVDVARASRERLGQLRGVMIPEGVEATVVRDYGATAGDKASKLIQKLVFATASVILLVGLALGRREAVIVGGAVILTLTATLFASWAWGYTLNRVSLFALIFSIGILVDDAIVVVENIHRHRALEPGKPLAQIIPAAVDEVGGPTILATFTVIAALLPMAFVSGLMGPYMSPIPINSSLGMAISLVIAFTVTPWLALKLMKPGSAVRGEGHGHGQSRLAAWLQRIFARALAPFLDSARKRWLLLAGILAALALSVGLAGMQWVVLKMLPFDNKSEFALVVDMPAGTPVEDTASALHDLASFLARQPEVKHLQGYAGTASPITFNGLVRQYFLRADPHQGELQVNLVDQSQRKGQSHDLAQRLRPELEKIAARHGAKMKLVEVPPGPPVLSPIVAEVYGPDEAGRQALTVRLERAFAATPDITGIDTSLAAAAPRAVLRVNRQRADTLGVSADAISRTVAGALSGLDATHLQDGTSKHAVPVRLQLPREAQAGLDALLALPLRTASGALVPLSELVRVERTVTDQPLFTKNQLGLSYVMADVGAGGPSSAGTPDSPLYGLFNIRSRLGAAALPGTGELGEYWISTPANPYQQYAVKWDGEWQITYETFRDMGAAYGVGLILIYLLVVAQFRSYAAPLVIMAPIPLTLVGVMPGHALLGASFTATSMIGMIALAGIIVRNSILLVDFIELQVAEGKPWREAVVNAAAVRAQPIALTAGAAMTGAVFILDDPIFNGLAISLLFGIGVSTLLTLIVIPVLHAVVNRRRYEALAASQASSPSTPAQA; translated from the coding sequence GTGAACCCGAAGGACGCTCCGCTCGGCATCTCAGGCCGTCTCGCCGCCGCGTTCCAGCAGCACGCGCTGACGCCGCTGCTGGCCCTCGTGGCCCTGCTGCTGGGCCTGTTCGCCGTGCTCGTGACGCCGCGCGAGGAAGAGCCGCAGATCGACGTCACGATGGCCAACGTGCTCATCGCCTTCCCCGGCGCCAGCGCGGCCGATGTGCAGACGCTGGTGGCCCGCCCGGCCGAGCAGGTGCTGGCGCAGATGGCCGGCATCGAGCACACCTATTCCGTCTCGCGCCCGGGCCTGGCCGTGCTCACGGTGCAGTTCAAGGTGGGCGTGCCGCGCAACGACGCGCTGGTGCGGCTCTACGAAGTGATCAACGCCAACCAGGACTGGCTGCCGCCGAACCTGGGCGTCATGCCGCCCATCGTCAAGCCCAAGGGCATCGACGACGTGCCGGTGCTGGCCGTGAGCCTGTGGAGCCCCGGCGAGACCTCGGCCTTCGAGCTGGAGCGCCTGGCGCGCACGCTGGAGGTGGAGCTCCAGCGCGTGGACGGTGTGCGCGAAGTGGCCACCCTCGGCGGCCCGGGCCGCGCGGTGCTGGTGAACCTGAACCCGGCGCGGCTGCGCGAGCGCGGCATCGACGTGCTGCGCCTGGCCCAGACCCTGGCCGGCGCCAACCGCGCGCTGCCGGCGGGCACGGTGATCGATGCAAGACCGGAAGGACGAGGTGGCCTGCTCACCGTGGAAACCGGCGAGGTGCTGCGCAGCGGCGACGACGTGGCCCAGCTGGTGGTGGGCGTGCACGACGGCCGCCCGGTCTACCTGCGCGAGGTGGCCACGGTCGAAGACGGCCCGGCGCAACCCACGGCCCAGGTGTTCTTCACGCGGGGCCTGGATGCCGCCCAGACCGGCAAGACTTCGGCCGGCCACCCCGCCGTGACGCTGACGCTGACCAAGAAGCCCGGCGCCAACGCCGTGGACGTGGCGCGTGCGTCGCGTGAGCGGCTCGGGCAGCTGCGCGGCGTGATGATCCCCGAGGGCGTGGAAGCCACGGTCGTGCGCGACTACGGCGCCACGGCCGGCGACAAGGCCAGCAAGCTCATCCAGAAGCTGGTTTTCGCCACCGCCAGCGTGATCCTGCTCGTGGGCCTGGCCCTGGGCCGGCGCGAGGCCGTCATCGTGGGCGGCGCGGTCATCCTCACGCTCACGGCCACGCTGTTTGCCAGCTGGGCCTGGGGCTACACGCTCAACCGCGTGAGCCTCTTCGCGCTGATCTTCAGCATCGGCATCCTCGTCGACGACGCCATCGTGGTGGTGGAGAACATCCACCGCCACCGCGCACTCGAACCGGGCAAGCCGCTGGCGCAGATCATCCCCGCGGCGGTGGACGAGGTCGGCGGACCCACCATCCTGGCCACCTTCACGGTGATCGCGGCGCTGCTGCCCATGGCCTTCGTGAGCGGCCTGATGGGGCCGTACATGAGCCCCATCCCGATCAACTCCAGCCTGGGCATGGCGATCTCGCTGGTGATCGCCTTCACGGTGACGCCGTGGCTGGCGCTCAAGCTCATGAAGCCGGGCTCGGCCGTGCGCGGCGAGGGCCACGGCCATGGCCAAAGCCGCCTGGCCGCCTGGCTGCAGCGCATCTTCGCGCGCGCGCTGGCGCCCTTCCTCGACAGCGCCCGGAAGCGCTGGCTGCTGCTGGCCGGCATTCTGGCCGCCCTGGCCCTGAGCGTGGGCCTGGCCGGAATGCAGTGGGTGGTGCTCAAGATGCTGCCCTTCGACAACAAGAGCGAGTTCGCGCTCGTGGTCGACATGCCCGCCGGCACGCCGGTTGAAGACACCGCCTCGGCGCTGCACGATCTGGCCAGCTTCCTGGCGAGGCAGCCCGAGGTGAAGCACCTGCAGGGTTATGCCGGCACCGCCAGCCCCATCACCTTCAACGGCCTCGTGCGCCAGTACTTCCTGCGCGCCGATCCGCACCAGGGCGAGCTGCAGGTCAACCTCGTCGACCAGAGCCAGCGCAAGGGCCAGAGCCACGACCTCGCGCAGCGCCTGCGGCCCGAGCTCGAGAAGATCGCGGCGCGCCATGGCGCGAAGATGAAGCTCGTGGAGGTGCCGCCCGGTCCGCCCGTGCTGAGCCCCATCGTGGCCGAGGTCTACGGCCCCGACGAGGCCGGCCGCCAGGCCCTGACCGTGCGCCTGGAGCGGGCCTTCGCCGCCACGCCCGACATCACCGGCATCGACACCAGCCTGGCCGCTGCCGCGCCGCGCGCGGTGCTGCGCGTCAACCGCCAGCGCGCCGACACGCTGGGCGTGAGCGCAGACGCCATCTCGCGCACCGTGGCCGGCGCGCTCTCGGGGCTCGATGCCACGCATCTGCAAGACGGCACCAGCAAGCATGCCGTGCCCGTGCGCCTGCAGCTGCCGCGCGAGGCCCAGGCCGGGCTCGACGCCCTGCTGGCGCTGCCGCTGCGCACGGCCAGCGGCGCGCTGGTGCCGTTGTCGGAGCTGGTGCGCGTGGAGCGCACGGTGACGGACCAGCCGCTGTTCACCAAGAACCAGCTCGGCCTGAGCTATGTGATGGCCGACGTGGGTGCGGGTGGTCCGAGCTCGGCCGGCACGCCCGACTCCCCGCTCTACGGCCTGTTCAACATCCGCAGCCGGCTGGGCGCCGCCGCGCTGCCGGGCACGGGCGAACTCGGCGAGTACTGGATCTCCACGCCCGCCAACCCCTACCAGCAGTACGCCGTCAAGTGGGACGGCGAGTGGCAGATCACCTACGAGACCTTCCGCGACATGGGTGCCGCCTACGGCGTGGGCCTCATCCTCATCTACCTGCTGGTGGTGGCGCAGTTCCGCAGCTACGCAGCGCCGCTGGTCATCATGGCGCCGATCCCGCTCACGCTGGTGGGGGTGATGCCGGGGCATGCCTTGCTGGGCGCCAGCTTCACGGCCACCAGCATGATCGGGATGATTGCGCTGGCCGGCATCATCGTGCGCAACTCCATCCTGCTCGTCGACTTCATCGAGCTGCAGGTGGCCGAGGGCAAGCCCTGGCGCGAGGCGGTCGTGAACGCCGCCGCCGTGCGCGCCCAGCCCATCGCGCTGACGGCCGGGGCCGCCATGACCGGCGCCGTCTTCATCCTCGATGACCCCATCTTCAACGGCCTTGCGATCTCGCTGCTGTTCGGCATCGGCGTCTCCACGCTGCTGACGCTGATCGTCATCCCGGTGCTGCATGCGGTGGTGAACCGCCGCCGCTACGAAGCCCTGGCCGCATCCCAAGCCTCGTCCCCGTCCACCCCCGCCCAAGCCTGA
- a CDS encoding VOC family protein → MNTAPKPIAPFHLAFPVHDLAAARAFYGGLLGCPEGRSSSEWIDFDFFGHQIVAHLSPRKAGDRAETDHHNPVDGHDVPVPHFGVVLDWDDFDTLAARLRAGGVRFVIEPYVRFAGQVGEQATMFFRDPCGNALEFKALRDRRQLFAK, encoded by the coding sequence ATGAACACCGCGCCGAAGCCCATCGCCCCCTTCCACCTCGCCTTCCCGGTGCACGACCTGGCCGCCGCGCGCGCCTTCTACGGCGGCCTGCTCGGCTGTCCCGAGGGCCGCAGCAGCAGCGAGTGGATCGACTTCGACTTCTTCGGCCACCAGATCGTGGCCCACCTGAGCCCGCGCAAAGCCGGCGACAGGGCCGAGACCGACCACCACAACCCGGTCGACGGCCACGACGTGCCGGTGCCGCACTTCGGTGTCGTGCTCGACTGGGACGATTTCGACACCCTGGCCGCGCGGCTGCGCGCGGGCGGCGTGCGCTTCGTCATCGAGCCCTATGTGCGCTTCGCCGGCCAGGTGGGCGAGCAGGCCACGATGTTCTTCCGCGATCCCTGCGGCAACGCGCTGGAGTTCAAGGCCCTCCGCGACCGCCGCCAGCTGTTCGCCAAGTGA
- a CDS encoding NUDIX hydrolase produces the protein MNPRWSPSVTVAAIAHDGAAEPAARRWLLVEERTPEGLKLNNPAGHLDPAEGPLQGVAREALEETGRVFTPEALLGVYLSRFVRPATGEDVTYLRFAYTGTVGEAIEGWALDDGIVRTLWLTLDELRGCRERHRSPLVLRCIEDAAAGVRHPLGLVQVDASVTQPEIKR, from the coding sequence ATGAACCCCCGCTGGAGCCCGAGCGTCACCGTCGCCGCCATCGCGCACGACGGTGCGGCCGAGCCCGCCGCGCGGCGCTGGCTGCTGGTGGAGGAGCGCACGCCCGAGGGCCTGAAGCTCAACAACCCCGCCGGCCACCTCGACCCCGCCGAGGGCCCGCTGCAAGGCGTGGCGCGCGAGGCGCTGGAGGAGACCGGCCGCGTCTTCACGCCCGAGGCGCTGCTCGGCGTGTACCTCTCGCGCTTCGTGCGGCCGGCCACCGGGGAGGACGTGACCTACCTGCGCTTCGCCTACACCGGCACCGTGGGGGAGGCCATCGAAGGCTGGGCGCTGGACGACGGCATCGTGCGCACGCTGTGGCTCACGCTCGACGAGCTGCGCGGCTGCCGCGAGCGCCACCGCAGCCCGCTGGTGCTGCGCTGCATCGAAGACGCCGCCGCCGGTGTGCGCCACCCGCTCGGGCTGGTGCAGGTGGACGCCAGCGTCACCCAGCCCGAGATCAAGCGCTGA
- a CDS encoding Re/Si-specific NAD(P)(+) transhydrogenase subunit alpha, producing the protein MALLIGVPKETATGEKRVATVPEVVEKLVKLGFGVAVESGAGDAAHCSDEAYRAAGAEVLPDAATLWARADIVFKVRAPSADEVALLRSGGMLIGFVWPAQNPELMQQLAAKGATVLAIDALPRQLSRAQKMDALTSQAGVSGYRAVIEAANAFGRFFNGQITAAGKVPPAKVFIAGAGVAGLAAIGTAANLGAIVRANDTRAEVADQVVSLGGEFVKVDYEEEGSGGGGYAKVMSEGFQAAQRAMYAKQAREVDIIITTALIPGKPAPKLITAEMVATMKPGSVIVDMAAEQGGNCELTVPGQAVVRHGVTIVGYTDLASRLAKQSSTLYATNLLRLLEELCKTKDGTVNVNFEDDAIRGLTVIKEGAVTWPAPPPKLPAAPPKPKADAAAPTATKASKGHGHGSVEPMSAKTLAIVFAVGAVLFWFVGAYAPASFLQHFTVFVLACFVGYMVVWNVTPSLHTPLMSVTNAISSIIAIGALVQVAPPLDAAGAADRPNTLILVCAVVALVLTAINMFGGFAVTRRMLAMFRK; encoded by the coding sequence ATGGCTTTGCTGATCGGCGTCCCCAAAGAGACCGCGACCGGTGAAAAGCGCGTGGCCACGGTGCCCGAGGTGGTGGAAAAGCTCGTCAAGCTGGGCTTTGGCGTGGCCGTCGAGAGCGGTGCCGGCGACGCCGCCCACTGCAGCGACGAGGCCTACCGCGCGGCCGGCGCCGAGGTGCTGCCCGACGCCGCCACGCTGTGGGCCCGCGCCGACATCGTCTTCAAGGTGCGCGCACCCAGCGCCGACGAGGTGGCGCTCCTGCGCTCCGGCGGCATGCTCATCGGCTTCGTCTGGCCGGCGCAGAACCCCGAGCTGATGCAGCAGCTGGCGGCCAAGGGCGCCACGGTGCTGGCCATCGACGCGCTGCCGCGCCAGCTGAGCCGGGCGCAGAAGATGGACGCGCTCACCTCGCAGGCGGGTGTGAGCGGCTACCGCGCCGTCATCGAGGCGGCCAACGCCTTCGGCCGCTTCTTCAACGGCCAGATCACGGCCGCGGGCAAGGTGCCGCCGGCCAAGGTGTTCATCGCCGGGGCCGGCGTGGCGGGGCTGGCGGCCATCGGCACGGCGGCCAACCTGGGCGCCATCGTGCGCGCCAACGACACGCGCGCCGAAGTCGCCGACCAGGTGGTCTCGCTGGGCGGCGAGTTCGTCAAGGTCGACTACGAAGAAGAAGGCTCGGGCGGCGGCGGCTACGCCAAGGTCATGAGCGAGGGCTTCCAGGCCGCGCAGCGCGCGATGTACGCGAAGCAGGCGCGCGAGGTCGACATCATCATCACCACGGCGCTGATTCCGGGCAAGCCGGCTCCGAAGCTCATCACCGCCGAGATGGTGGCCACCATGAAGCCCGGCAGCGTCATCGTCGACATGGCCGCCGAGCAGGGCGGCAACTGCGAGCTCACCGTGCCGGGCCAGGCGGTGGTGCGCCACGGCGTCACCATCGTCGGCTACACCGATCTCGCCAGCCGCCTGGCCAAGCAGAGCAGCACGCTGTACGCCACCAACCTGCTGCGCCTGCTTGAGGAGCTGTGCAAGACGAAGGACGGCACGGTCAACGTCAACTTCGAGGACGACGCCATCCGCGGGCTCACCGTCATCAAGGAGGGTGCCGTCACCTGGCCCGCACCGCCGCCCAAGCTGCCCGCGGCGCCGCCCAAGCCCAAGGCCGATGCTGCGGCACCGACTGCGACCAAGGCGTCCAAGGGCCACGGCCACGGCTCGGTGGAGCCGATGTCGGCCAAGACCCTGGCCATCGTGTTTGCCGTGGGCGCGGTGCTGTTCTGGTTTGTGGGCGCGTACGCCCCCGCGAGCTTCCTGCAGCACTTCACCGTCTTCGTGCTGGCCTGCTTCGTGGGCTACATGGTGGTGTGGAACGTCACGCCCAGCCTGCACACGCCGCTGATGAGCGTGACCAACGCCATCAGCTCGATCATCGCCATCGGCGCGCTGGTGCAGGTGGCGCCGCCGCTCGATGCCGCGGGTGCGGCCGACCGGCCCAACACACTGATCCTGGTGTGTGCAGTCGTGGCGCTGGTGCTCACCGCCATCAACATGTTCGGCGGCTTCGCGGTCACGCGGCGCATGCTGGCCATGTTCAGGAAATGA
- a CDS encoding Fic family protein, whose translation MDHPFRAGRYIQQSTGYKAFIPAPLPPDQPLAYDGELQTLLSTADRDIGRLDALAALLPNPDLFVAMYVRHEAVLSSQIEGTQSTLEDVLAFEADALRDDSPRDVEEVVNYIRAMNHGLQRLGELPLSLRLLREIHAELMRGVRGGDKSPGEFRVSQNWIGGTGSTLRTAAFIPPPPHELMNALGQLERFLHEARNTVPLLVRCALAHAQFETIHPFLDGNGRVGRLLITLMLCEEGALARPLLYLSLYLKARRAEYYDRLTAIREQGHWEAWVAFFLRGVSSTARTATQTAQDIVALRHAHQQAVARQAKALALIDHLLRQPTVSIKRVSTLLGCTAPTATKLVREFEERGWLRELTGYGRNRLWRYQPYVDLFHRDALDALTQPAAAPT comes from the coding sequence GTGGACCACCCCTTCAGAGCCGGCCGCTACATCCAGCAGAGCACCGGCTACAAGGCCTTCATCCCGGCCCCGCTGCCGCCCGATCAACCGCTGGCCTACGACGGCGAACTGCAGACGCTGCTGTCGACCGCCGACCGAGACATCGGCCGCCTCGATGCCCTGGCGGCTTTGCTGCCCAACCCCGACCTCTTCGTGGCCATGTACGTGCGCCACGAGGCGGTGCTGTCCTCGCAGATCGAGGGCACGCAGAGCACGCTGGAAGACGTGCTCGCCTTCGAAGCCGACGCGCTGCGCGACGACAGCCCGCGCGACGTGGAAGAGGTCGTCAACTACATCCGCGCCATGAACCACGGCCTGCAGCGCCTGGGCGAACTGCCGCTGTCGCTGCGCCTGCTGCGCGAGATCCACGCTGAGCTGATGCGCGGCGTGCGCGGCGGCGACAAGTCGCCCGGCGAGTTCCGCGTGTCGCAGAACTGGATCGGCGGCACCGGCAGCACGCTGCGCACCGCCGCCTTCATCCCGCCGCCGCCGCACGAGCTGATGAATGCCCTCGGCCAGCTTGAACGCTTTCTGCATGAGGCGCGCAACACCGTGCCGCTGCTGGTGCGCTGCGCTCTGGCGCATGCGCAATTCGAGACCATCCACCCCTTCCTCGACGGCAACGGCCGCGTCGGCCGCCTGCTGATCACGCTGATGCTGTGCGAGGAGGGCGCGCTGGCCCGGCCCCTGCTGTACCTGTCGCTGTACCTCAAGGCGCGCCGCGCCGAGTACTACGACCGGCTCACCGCCATCCGCGAGCAGGGCCACTGGGAGGCCTGGGTGGCATTCTTTCTGCGCGGTGTCAGCAGCACCGCGCGCACGGCCACGCAAACGGCACAGGACATCGTCGCGCTGCGCCACGCCCACCAGCAGGCCGTGGCACGCCAGGCCAAGGCACTGGCGCTCATCGACCACCTGCTGCGCCAGCCCACCGTCAGCATCAAGCGCGTGAGCACCCTGCTCGGCTGCACCGCCCCCACGGCCACGAAGCTGGTGCGCGAGTTCGAGGAACGCGGCTGGCTGCGCGAGCTCACGGGCTACGGCCGCAATCGCCTGTGGCGCTACCAGCCCTACGTGGACCTGTTCCACCGCGACGCCCTCGACGCCCTCACGCAACCGGCCGCCGCCCCCACGTGA
- a CDS encoding metal-sensing transcriptional repressor — translation MSVLTDVESRTDLLNRLKRAEGQLRGIQRMIEEGQDCMDIATQMAAVRKALDSTYVRMTVCFVQQELRARLVTEPAQDEQIEALLSGMQDLLSKAR, via the coding sequence ATGTCCGTGCTCACCGATGTGGAAAGCCGCACCGACCTGCTCAACCGCCTCAAGCGGGCCGAAGGCCAACTGCGCGGTATCCAGCGCATGATCGAGGAGGGCCAGGATTGCATGGACATTGCCACGCAGATGGCCGCCGTGCGCAAGGCGCTGGACAGCACCTACGTGCGCATGACGGTCTGCTTTGTGCAGCAGGAACTGCGCGCGCGCCTGGTGACCGAGCCCGCGCAGGACGAGCAGATCGAGGCGCTGCTGTCGGGCATGCAGGATCTGCTCAGCAAGGCGCGTTGA
- the pntB gene encoding Re/Si-specific NAD(P)(+) transhydrogenase subunit beta, translating to MSASLATVAYIGAIILFIMSLGGLSNPETARRGNFLGMAGMALAVFATVLGPRVTAAGIPWIVGALVVGGAIGLVAAKKVQMTQMPELVALMHSLVGLAACLVGFASYVDTSTVFPTPVEKTIHHVEIYVGILIGAVTFSGSIIAFGKLSGRIGGKPLLLPGRHWLNLAGLLVVIYFGYAFLQAGDNHSAGQMALLVMTVIALAFGVHMVMAIGGADMPVVVSMLNSYSGWAAAATGFMLSNDLLIVTGALVGSSGAILSYIMCRAMNRNFISVIAGGFGGGAPAPAAGGAAAQPAGEVVPVSAAETAELLKEAKSVIIVPGYGMAVAQAQHTVFEITKLLRDKGVNIRFGIHPVAGRMPGHMNVLLAEAKVPYDIVLEMDEINEDFPETDVTMVIGANDIVNPAAQDDPTSPIAGMPVLEVWKAKTSIVMKRSMASGYAGVDNPLFYKENNRMLFGDAKKMLDEVLGALRA from the coding sequence ATGAGCGCAAGCCTCGCCACCGTCGCCTACATCGGCGCGATCATCCTGTTCATCATGAGCCTGGGCGGCCTCTCGAACCCCGAGACGGCGCGCCGCGGCAACTTCCTCGGCATGGCCGGCATGGCGCTGGCGGTGTTTGCCACCGTGCTGGGGCCGCGCGTCACGGCCGCGGGCATCCCGTGGATCGTCGGCGCACTCGTCGTCGGTGGGGCCATTGGCCTGGTTGCCGCGAAGAAGGTGCAGATGACGCAGATGCCCGAGCTCGTGGCACTGATGCACAGCCTGGTGGGCCTGGCGGCCTGCCTGGTGGGCTTTGCGAGCTACGTCGACACCTCCACCGTGTTCCCCACGCCGGTGGAGAAGACCATCCACCACGTCGAGATCTACGTCGGCATCCTCATCGGCGCCGTCACCTTCTCGGGCTCGATCATCGCGTTCGGCAAGCTCTCGGGGCGCATCGGCGGCAAGCCGCTCTTGCTGCCGGGGCGGCACTGGCTCAACCTGGCGGGGCTGCTGGTCGTCATCTACTTCGGCTATGCCTTCCTGCAGGCCGGCGACAACCACAGCGCCGGCCAGATGGCGCTGCTGGTGATGACGGTCATCGCGCTGGCCTTCGGCGTGCACATGGTGATGGCCATCGGCGGCGCCGACATGCCGGTGGTGGTGAGCATGCTCAACAGCTACTCGGGCTGGGCCGCGGCGGCCACCGGCTTCATGCTGAGCAACGACCTGCTCATCGTGACGGGCGCACTCGTCGGCAGCTCGGGCGCCATCCTCAGCTACATCATGTGCCGCGCGATGAACCGCAACTTCATCAGCGTCATCGCGGGTGGCTTCGGCGGCGGGGCCCCGGCCCCGGCGGCCGGTGGAGCGGCCGCGCAGCCCGCGGGCGAGGTGGTGCCGGTGAGCGCGGCCGAGACGGCCGAGCTGCTGAAGGAAGCCAAGAGCGTGATCATCGTGCCGGGCTACGGCATGGCCGTGGCGCAGGCGCAGCACACGGTGTTCGAGATCACCAAGCTGCTGCGCGACAAGGGCGTGAACATCCGCTTCGGCATCCACCCCGTGGCCGGCCGCATGCCGGGCCACATGAACGTGCTGCTGGCCGAGGCCAAGGTGCCCTACGACATCGTGCTCGAGATGGACGAGATCAACGAGGACTTCCCCGAGACCGACGTCACCATGGTCATCGGCGCCAACGACATCGTGAACCCGGCCGCCCAGGACGACCCCACCAGCCCGATTGCCGGCATGCCGGTGCTCGAGGTGTGGAAGGCCAAGACCAGCATCGTGATGAAGCGCAGCATGGCCAGCGGCTACGCGGGCGTGGACAACCCGCTCTTCTACAAAGAGAACAACCGCATGCTGTTTGGCGATGCGAAGAAGATGCTGGATGAGGTGTTGGGGGCGTTGAGGGCCTGA
- a CDS encoding histidine phosphatase family protein, with product MTELVVIRHGETDWNRQQRFQGHIDVPLNAMGQAQAEALAARHAAEGAPQADLFVSSDLQRARQTAAPLGRAWGREPQLAAALREQSFGEWEGLDGPSIRARWPGFWDRWLEHRADESAPGGETPQQFHTRVLAAVKALAEAAGPGRRVVIVTHGGVLDMLWRTAHGEPLDGLRRCEIPNAGVNHLRWEGGSLHVERWADASHLEGLAPPLRP from the coding sequence GTGACCGAACTGGTCGTCATCCGCCACGGCGAGACCGACTGGAACCGCCAGCAGCGCTTCCAGGGCCACATCGACGTGCCGCTCAACGCCATGGGCCAGGCGCAGGCCGAGGCCCTGGCGGCGCGCCACGCGGCCGAGGGCGCGCCGCAGGCCGACCTCTTCGTGAGCAGCGACCTGCAGCGCGCCCGCCAGACCGCCGCGCCGCTGGGCCGTGCCTGGGGGCGCGAGCCGCAACTGGCCGCGGCGCTGCGGGAGCAATCCTTTGGCGAGTGGGAGGGGCTGGACGGCCCGAGCATCCGTGCACGGTGGCCCGGGTTCTGGGACCGCTGGCTGGAGCACCGGGCCGATGAGAGCGCGCCCGGCGGCGAGACGCCGCAGCAGTTCCACACCCGCGTGCTGGCCGCCGTCAAGGCGCTGGCCGAGGCCGCCGGCCCCGGCCGCCGCGTCGTCATCGTCACGCACGGCGGCGTGCTCGACATGCTCTGGCGCACCGCCCACGGCGAGCCGCTCGATGGCCTGCGCCGCTGCGAGATCCCCAACGCCGGGGTCAACCACCTGCGCTGGGAGGGCGGCTCGCTGCACGTGGAACGCTGGGCCGACGCCAGCCACCTGGAGGGCCTGGCGCCGCCGCTGCGGCCCTGA
- a CDS encoding efflux RND transporter periplasmic adaptor subunit has translation MAWLLGATLVLTASAARAQVVSVPLVSVGAASAAAGFELEGTLEPQQQSVIAAQVSGVLRLLAVKAGDRVKAGQLLARIDERELAAGLAAGDAGVAQAHAALAQARQNAQRTRELRAQGFVSAAAQDTAQAQLDAAEAALAAAQAGRQQAAVARGYTTLTAPFDGVVRATHAEAGELAAPGKPLLTLYAPGRLRVSVMLPLSRAQAARAAREVQVLLPDGRVLVPQRRTELPGADATSQTVEWRLDLAARPPADVLLPGLPVRVRFSAVPVVGGAAPVPLSVPAAAVLRRGELTAVYTVTDGRFVLKAVRTGTPAGGQVPVLAGLKAGERVAADAVKAGLAGAVPAQAPAN, from the coding sequence ATGGCGTGGTTGCTCGGCGCCACCTTGGTGCTGACTGCATCCGCGGCCCGGGCGCAGGTGGTGTCGGTGCCGCTGGTCAGCGTGGGCGCCGCCAGCGCGGCTGCCGGCTTCGAGCTCGAAGGCACCCTCGAGCCGCAGCAGCAGAGCGTGATCGCCGCCCAGGTGAGCGGCGTGCTGCGCCTGCTGGCCGTGAAGGCCGGCGACCGTGTGAAGGCCGGCCAGCTGCTGGCGCGCATCGACGAGCGCGAGCTCGCCGCCGGCCTGGCTGCGGGCGATGCCGGCGTGGCGCAGGCCCATGCCGCGCTGGCGCAGGCGCGCCAGAACGCCCAGCGCACGCGCGAGCTGCGCGCCCAGGGTTTCGTGTCCGCCGCCGCGCAGGACACCGCCCAGGCCCAGCTCGATGCCGCCGAGGCCGCGCTGGCCGCCGCGCAGGCCGGCCGCCAGCAGGCGGCCGTGGCGCGCGGCTACACCACGCTCACCGCGCCCTTCGATGGCGTGGTGCGCGCCACGCACGCCGAGGCCGGCGAGCTGGCCGCGCCCGGCAAGCCGCTGCTCACCCTCTACGCCCCGGGCCGGCTGCGCGTGAGCGTGATGTTGCCGCTGTCGCGCGCCCAGGCCGCCCGCGCCGCGCGCGAGGTGCAGGTGCTGTTGCCCGACGGCCGCGTGCTCGTGCCGCAGCGCCGCACCGAGCTGCCGGGTGCCGACGCCACCTCGCAGACGGTGGAGTGGCGCCTCGATCTGGCCGCCCGCCCACCGGCCGACGTGCTGCTGCCGGGCCTGCCCGTGCGCGTGCGCTTCAGCGCGGTCCCGGTGGTGGGCGGCGCCGCACCCGTGCCCCTGAGCGTGCCCGCAGCCGCCGTGCTGCGCCGGGGGGAGCTCACGGCGGTCTACACCGTCACCGACGGCCGCTTCGTGCTCAAGGCCGTGCGCACCGGCACGCCCGCGGGCGGCCAGGTGCCGGTGCTCGCGGGCCTGAAGGCCGGTGAGCGCGTGGCCGCCGACGCGGTGAAGGCCGGGCTGGCCGGTGCCGTCCCGGCCCAGGCTCCCGCCAACTGA
- a CDS encoding DUF2892 domain-containing protein gives MTIDRLIRIFAGSFILISLALGVEASPLYVSGWFLAFTAFVGANLLQFGFTNVCPLGWALGKLGVPATCDTPVASRG, from the coding sequence ATGACCATCGACCGTCTGATCCGCATCTTTGCCGGCAGCTTCATCCTCATCAGCCTGGCGCTGGGGGTGGAGGCGAGCCCGCTCTACGTCTCGGGCTGGTTCCTGGCCTTCACGGCTTTCGTGGGCGCCAACCTGCTGCAGTTCGGCTTTACCAACGTCTGCCCGCTGGGCTGGGCGCTGGGCAAGCTGGGGGTGCCGGCCACCTGCGACACGCCGGTCGCCAGCCGGGGCTGA